A region from the Candidatus Binatia bacterium genome encodes:
- a CDS encoding regulatory protein RecX → MRRARSNRPPREPSSPSPAVARERALGSALRMLARQPRSRAELDAALRRRGYGEDVVAATLAHLEERGYLDDALVADAVARGAERKHFGSRRVALTLRRRGVAREIVEQAARASGETDLERARALLARRFPQGVGGSPRERQRAARLLLARGFPGDVVREALGIDVDVGDAGEDPDEA, encoded by the coding sequence GTGCGCCGAGCGCGTTCGAATCGCCCGCCGCGGGAGCCGTCGTCGCCGTCGCCCGCCGTCGCGCGCGAGCGGGCGCTGGGCTCGGCGCTGCGCATGCTCGCGCGCCAGCCGCGCAGCCGCGCCGAGCTCGACGCGGCGCTGCGCCGCCGTGGGTACGGCGAGGACGTGGTCGCGGCGACGCTCGCCCATCTCGAGGAGCGCGGCTACCTCGACGACGCGCTGGTCGCCGACGCGGTCGCGCGCGGCGCGGAGCGCAAGCACTTCGGCAGCCGTCGCGTCGCGTTGACGCTGCGCCGCCGCGGCGTCGCCCGCGAGATCGTCGAGCAGGCGGCGCGGGCGAGCGGCGAGACGGATCTCGAGCGCGCGCGCGCGCTGCTCGCGCGCCGCTTCCCCCAGGGCGTCGGCGGCTCGCCGCGCGAGCGCCAGCGCGCCGCGCGCCTGCTGCTCGCGCGCGGCTTTCCGGGCGACGTGGTGCGCGAAGCGCTCGGCATCGACGTCGACGTGGGCGACGCGGGCGAGGACCCGGACGAAGCATGA
- a CDS encoding alkyl sulfatase dimerization domain-containing protein, whose product MQTRRGRFFLGMVAGALLAGVLLVAGLWAFGGVVAPLLMGRPKLPPTPEVSASEASRRQLAKIQQMIDADTRLDFELAERGFIATRSDPLIRNAKGDVVVDLSSYGFLGEKAPETVNPSLWRQAQIITKHGLYKVTEKIYQVRGFDVSTVTFVDAGSGWIVIDPLTSTETARAALDLVTEHVGRKPVLAVVYSHSHVDHYGGVAGVTSREDVAAGRVKIIAPQGFTEHAVSENIIAGPAMARRARFQFGFTLPRGPEGEVTSGLGPAVSRGTISMLAPTDVITTTGQEMLIGDVRMVFQVTPGTEAPAEMNAYFPGLRALFMAENANLTMHNLLPARGALVRDAKAWADYLTESIRLYGEDSEVMFAAHGIPRFGRDEIVSFLRSHRDAYKFLHDQTVRLMNAGLTGVEIAEVLELPEPLARQWFNRGYYGTMNHNAKAVYQRYMGWYDANPANLHPLPPEPAAKRYVEAMGGAEAVRERARKAADEGDYRWAAMLLNHAVFADPQDQAARDALADVYTQLAYQAEAGTWRNIYLTGAQELRSGVVQLPPPSLSPDVLEATPTSMLLDLAAVRLDPEKALAKPLRLNLVLTDVDERHLITVENGVLVHEQGVEEREAPTVRMQRIDMLMTLFAGVPVSVRTASGNIVTEGDADAWPALVGMIDALDTNFPIVTP is encoded by the coding sequence ATGCAGACGAGACGCGGACGCTTCTTTCTCGGCATGGTCGCGGGCGCGCTGCTCGCGGGCGTGCTGCTCGTGGCCGGTCTGTGGGCGTTCGGCGGCGTCGTGGCGCCGCTGCTGATGGGACGCCCGAAGCTGCCGCCGACGCCGGAGGTCTCGGCCTCCGAGGCGTCGCGCCGTCAGCTCGCGAAGATCCAGCAGATGATCGACGCCGACACCCGCCTCGACTTCGAGCTCGCGGAGCGCGGCTTCATCGCGACCCGCAGCGATCCGCTGATCCGCAACGCCAAGGGCGACGTGGTCGTCGATCTGTCGTCGTACGGCTTCCTCGGCGAGAAGGCTCCGGAGACCGTCAACCCGAGCCTCTGGCGTCAAGCGCAGATCATCACCAAGCACGGCCTCTACAAGGTGACCGAGAAGATCTACCAGGTCCGCGGCTTCGACGTCTCGACGGTCACCTTCGTCGACGCCGGCAGCGGCTGGATCGTCATCGACCCGCTCACCTCGACCGAGACCGCGCGCGCGGCGCTCGACCTCGTCACCGAGCACGTGGGCAGGAAGCCCGTGCTCGCGGTCGTGTACTCGCACAGCCACGTCGACCACTACGGTGGCGTCGCCGGCGTGACGTCGCGCGAGGACGTCGCGGCGGGCCGCGTCAAGATCATCGCGCCGCAAGGGTTCACCGAGCACGCGGTGTCGGAGAACATCATCGCCGGCCCGGCGATGGCGCGGCGCGCGCGCTTCCAGTTCGGCTTCACGCTGCCGCGCGGCCCCGAGGGCGAGGTGACCTCGGGGCTCGGCCCGGCGGTGTCGCGCGGGACGATCTCGATGCTCGCGCCGACCGACGTCATCACCACCACCGGGCAGGAGATGCTGATCGGCGACGTGCGCATGGTCTTCCAGGTGACGCCCGGCACCGAGGCGCCGGCCGAGATGAACGCCTACTTCCCGGGGCTGCGGGCGCTGTTCATGGCGGAGAACGCGAACCTCACCATGCACAACCTGCTGCCCGCGCGCGGCGCACTGGTGCGCGACGCGAAAGCGTGGGCCGACTACTTGACGGAGTCGATCCGGCTCTACGGCGAGGACAGCGAGGTGATGTTCGCGGCGCACGGCATCCCGCGCTTCGGCCGCGACGAGATCGTCTCCTTCCTGCGCTCGCACCGCGACGCGTACAAGTTCCTGCACGACCAGACGGTGCGCCTGATGAACGCGGGGCTCACCGGCGTCGAGATCGCCGAGGTTCTCGAGCTGCCCGAGCCGCTCGCGCGCCAGTGGTTCAACCGCGGCTACTACGGGACGATGAACCACAACGCGAAGGCGGTCTACCAGCGCTACATGGGCTGGTACGACGCGAACCCCGCGAACCTGCACCCGCTGCCGCCGGAGCCGGCGGCGAAGCGCTACGTCGAGGCGATGGGCGGCGCCGAGGCGGTCCGCGAGCGCGCGCGAAAGGCCGCCGACGAGGGCGACTACCGCTGGGCCGCGATGCTGCTGAACCACGCGGTGTTCGCCGACCCGCAGGACCAGGCGGCGCGCGACGCGCTCGCCGACGTGTACACGCAGCTCGCCTACCAGGCCGAGGCCGGCACGTGGCGCAACATCTACTTGACGGGCGCGCAGGAGCTGCGCAGCGGCGTCGTGCAGCTGCCGCCCCCGAGCCTGAGCCCCGACGTCCTCGAGGCGACGCCGACCTCGATGCTGCTCGATCTCGCGGCGGTGCGCCTCGACCCCGAGAAGGCGCTCGCGAAGCCGCTGCGCCTGAACCTCGTCCTGACCGACGTCGACGAGCGCCACCTGATCACGGTCGAGAACGGCGTGCTCGTGCACGAGCAGGGCGTCGAGGAGCGCGAAGCGCCGACCGTGCGCATGCAGCGCATCGACATGCTGATGACGCTCTTTGCCGGCGTTCCGGTGAGCGTGCGGACGGCGTCGGGCAACATCGTCACCGAGGGCGACGCGGACGCCTGGCCGGCGCTGGTCGGGATGATCGACGCGCTCGACACCAACTTCCCGATCGTCACGCCGTGA
- a CDS encoding HAD-IIB family hydrolase, translating into MRYLALATDYDGTLASAGVVARETIDALERLRGSGRRAILVTGRRLEDLQTVYDRFDLLACVVAENGAVLYWPESREVETLAPPVPDAFAEVLVGRAVPVDRGRVLLATHHPHEVEAIQTVHALALELQIVFNGDAVMVLPPGVNKGSGLRAALHRMGLSPHEVVAVGDSANDHSLFEVCECAVAVANAVPAVRAEAHFVTAGANGQGVVELIDELVRTDLAGRQIGPHQRIVLGLRDDGSEVDFPIYGQNLLVAGPSGAGKSTFATGVIERLIEQAYQVCIIDPEGDYSTLDDIVTLGSRLRVPHISEISGVLSEPATNVVINLLGVPLDERPAFFGELMPMLLGMRARTGRPHWIVIDEVHHLLPAGWGLAAGLLPQRIGEGMMVTVRPGLVARPVLELVDVAVAVGPSPEATLAELAAALGRPAPPVSTSRLGRGYVLVWNLRSEEPPFRAKVLPARADRLRHMRKYAEGNLGPHSFVFRGPHGRLALRATNLVVFCQLADGVDDETWLYHLRGGHYSEWLRSTIKDPDLANEVAAIEAEAARLSPRESRRLVCDAIDRRYTLPA; encoded by the coding sequence ATGCGCTATCTCGCCCTAGCCACCGACTACGACGGAACGCTTGCCAGCGCGGGCGTCGTCGCTCGTGAGACGATCGACGCGCTCGAGCGGCTGCGCGGCTCGGGGCGTCGCGCGATCCTGGTCACCGGTCGGCGGCTCGAGGACCTGCAGACGGTCTACGACCGCTTCGACCTGCTCGCGTGCGTGGTCGCGGAGAACGGCGCGGTGCTCTACTGGCCCGAGTCGCGCGAGGTCGAGACGCTGGCGCCGCCCGTGCCCGACGCCTTCGCGGAGGTGCTCGTCGGGCGCGCCGTTCCCGTCGACCGCGGACGCGTGCTGCTCGCGACGCACCACCCGCACGAGGTCGAGGCGATCCAGACGGTGCACGCGCTCGCGCTCGAGCTGCAGATCGTCTTCAACGGCGACGCCGTGATGGTGCTGCCGCCGGGCGTGAACAAGGGCTCGGGTCTGCGCGCGGCGCTCCACCGCATGGGGCTCTCGCCGCACGAGGTCGTCGCGGTCGGCGATTCGGCGAACGACCACTCGCTGTTCGAGGTCTGCGAGTGCGCGGTCGCGGTCGCGAACGCGGTGCCGGCGGTCCGTGCGGAAGCGCACTTCGTGACCGCCGGTGCGAACGGGCAGGGCGTCGTCGAGCTGATCGACGAGCTCGTGCGGACCGACCTCGCCGGCAGGCAGATCGGCCCGCACCAGCGCATCGTGCTCGGGCTGCGCGACGACGGCAGCGAGGTCGACTTCCCGATCTACGGGCAGAACCTGCTCGTCGCCGGTCCGTCGGGCGCCGGCAAGTCGACGTTCGCGACCGGCGTCATCGAGCGCCTGATCGAGCAGGCCTATCAGGTCTGCATCATCGACCCGGAAGGCGACTACTCGACGCTCGACGACATCGTCACGCTCGGCAGCCGGCTGCGCGTGCCGCACATCTCCGAGATCAGCGGCGTGCTCTCCGAGCCGGCGACCAACGTCGTCATCAACCTGCTCGGCGTGCCGCTCGACGAGCGCCCGGCGTTCTTCGGCGAGCTCATGCCGATGCTGCTCGGCATGCGGGCGCGCACCGGACGGCCGCACTGGATCGTCATCGACGAGGTGCACCACCTGCTTCCCGCCGGCTGGGGGCTCGCGGCGGGTCTGCTGCCGCAGCGGATCGGCGAGGGGATGATGGTGACCGTGCGGCCGGGGCTGGTCGCGCGGCCGGTGCTCGAGCTGGTCGACGTCGCGGTCGCGGTCGGGCCGTCGCCGGAGGCGACGCTCGCCGAGCTCGCGGCGGCGCTCGGCAGACCCGCGCCGCCGGTGTCGACGTCACGCCTCGGGCGCGGGTACGTGCTGGTGTGGAACCTGCGCTCGGAGGAGCCGCCGTTTCGCGCCAAGGTCCTGCCGGCGCGCGCCGACCGCCTGCGCCACATGCGCAAGTACGCGGAGGGCAACCTCGGTCCGCACAGCTTCGTGTTCCGCGGTCCGCATGGACGCCTCGCGCTGCGCGCGACCAACCTCGTCGTCTTCTGCCAGCTCGCCGACGGCGTCGACGACGAGACCTGGCTCTACCATCTCCGCGGCGGCCACTACTCGGAGTGGCTGCGCAGCACGATCAAGGATCCCGATCTCGCGAACGAGGTCGCGGCCATCGAGGCCGAGGCGGCGCGCCTCTCGCCGCGCGAGAGCCGTCGCCTGGTGTGCGACGCGATCGACCGTCGCTACACGCTGCCCGCCTGA
- a CDS encoding type IV pilus twitching motility protein PilT, protein MLSIDDILRTALDREASDIHLKVGAPPFFRRFGQLGPDDTFPALTEQDMKDLIAQMADEKQRERLEADRQLDLGYGNEEIGRFRVNVYHQRGELRIAMRAIPRNIRSLAELQLPKIVETLAKESRGLILVTGTTGSGKSTTLASMIDLLNQTEALHMITIEDPIEYTHEDKLSIISQREVGVDVTSFAAGLKGALRQDPDVILVGEMRDLETIETAIMSAETGHLVMSTLHTLDAPETVTRVIQAFPDHQREQIRVVLSSVLKGIISQRLVPRADGKGLVPAVEILVNTALVRDIIKDPTRSPRELTDAIAKGHVSYGTQTFDQSLMGLYRAGLITYEEALRQATNPDDFALQVSGISSTSDARWDNFDPTAGTDAATSVRPGGAGDKSAARPAPRLVKRF, encoded by the coding sequence ATGCTGTCGATCGACGACATCCTGCGTACGGCGCTCGACCGCGAGGCGTCCGACATCCACCTCAAGGTCGGCGCGCCGCCGTTCTTCCGCCGCTTCGGCCAGCTCGGCCCGGACGACACCTTTCCGGCGCTGACCGAGCAGGACATGAAGGACCTGATCGCGCAGATGGCGGACGAGAAGCAGCGCGAGCGGCTCGAGGCCGACCGCCAGCTCGACCTCGGCTACGGCAACGAGGAGATCGGCCGCTTCCGCGTCAACGTCTACCACCAGCGCGGCGAGCTGCGGATCGCGATGCGTGCGATCCCGCGCAACATCCGCTCGCTCGCGGAGCTCCAGCTCCCGAAGATCGTCGAGACGCTCGCCAAGGAATCGCGCGGTCTGATCCTGGTCACCGGCACGACGGGCTCCGGCAAGTCGACGACGCTCGCGTCGATGATCGACCTGCTGAACCAGACCGAAGCGCTGCACATGATCACGATCGAGGACCCGATCGAGTACACGCACGAGGACAAGCTCTCGATCATCAGCCAGCGCGAGGTCGGCGTCGACGTGACGAGCTTCGCCGCGGGTCTGAAGGGCGCTCTGCGTCAGGACCCGGACGTGATCCTGGTCGGTGAGATGCGCGACCTCGAGACCATCGAGACCGCGATCATGTCGGCCGAGACCGGTCACCTGGTCATGAGCACGCTGCACACGCTGGACGCCCCCGAGACCGTGACCCGCGTCATCCAGGCGTTCCCCGACCACCAGCGCGAGCAGATCCGCGTCGTGCTGTCGTCGGTGCTGAAGGGCATCATCAGCCAGCGGCTCGTGCCGCGCGCGGACGGCAAGGGGCTCGTCCCCGCGGTCGAGATCCTGGTCAACACCGCGCTCGTGCGCGACATCATCAAGGATCCGACGCGCAGCCCGCGCGAGCTCACCGACGCGATCGCCAAGGGCCACGTGTCGTACGGCACGCAGACCTTCGACCAGTCGTTGATGGGCCTCTACCGCGCCGGCCTCATCACCTACGAGGAGGCGCTGCGCCAAGCGACCAACCCGGACGACTTCGCGCTGCAGGTCAGCGGCATCAGCTCGACGTCGGACGCGCGCTGGGACAACTTCGATCCCACCGCGGGCACCGACGCCGCGACGTCGGTGCGGCCGGGCGGCGCGGGCGACAAGTCCGCGGCGCGACCGGCGCCACGGCTCGTCAAGCGGTTCTGA
- a CDS encoding class I SAM-dependent methyltransferase, translating to MDGLTPVGRTAAGAALWRIAHLLLDGEPKIFVDSLAQRLLGVPDEHVLRAKAAFPESTAAWVVRSRYTEDRLAEAVARGVEQYVILGAGLDTFAYRASGALARLRVFEVDTPESQAWKRERLAAGGIRIPPRCELVACDFERQSPSDAFARSTFDPRAPTFVSWLAVTMYLRRDAIERTLRWIAGLGPRTELVLTYCVPEARKRPAVRFASHMGARFVSFFSTDEMRQLLRDAGFREIRPLTLEEERRAYFSGRTDGLSPSDTELLLWARVTPPEERPRA from the coding sequence ATGGATGGATTGACCCCCGTCGGTCGAACCGCCGCCGGCGCCGCGCTGTGGCGGATCGCGCACCTGCTGCTCGACGGCGAGCCGAAGATCTTCGTCGACTCGCTGGCGCAGCGTCTCCTCGGCGTCCCCGACGAGCACGTGCTCCGCGCCAAGGCGGCGTTTCCCGAGAGCACCGCGGCGTGGGTCGTGCGCTCGCGCTACACCGAGGATCGCCTCGCCGAGGCGGTCGCGCGCGGCGTCGAGCAGTACGTCATCCTCGGCGCCGGCCTCGACACCTTCGCGTACCGGGCGAGCGGGGCGCTCGCGCGCCTGCGGGTGTTCGAGGTCGACACGCCGGAGTCGCAGGCCTGGAAGCGCGAGCGTCTGGCGGCCGGGGGCATCCGGATCCCGCCGCGCTGCGAGCTCGTGGCGTGCGACTTCGAGAGGCAGTCGCCGTCCGACGCGTTCGCGCGCTCGACCTTCGACCCGCGCGCCCCGACCTTCGTCTCGTGGCTCGCGGTGACGATGTACCTGCGCCGCGACGCGATCGAGCGGACGCTGCGCTGGATCGCCGGGCTCGGACCGCGGACCGAGCTGGTTTTGACATACTGCGTGCCGGAAGCGCGAAAGCGGCCCGCCGTCCGCTTCGCGAGCCACATGGGCGCACGCTTCGTCTCGTTCTTCTCGACCGACGAGATGCGGCAGCTTCTGCGGGACGCGGGCTTCCGCGAGATCCGGCCGCTGACCCTCGAGGAGGAGCGCCGCGCGTACTTCAGTGGCCGGACGGACGGCCTGTCCCCGTCCGACACGGAGCTCCTGCTCTGGGCGCGGGTGACGCCGCCCGAGGAGCGCCCGCGCGCCTGA
- the recA gene encoding recombinase RecA has product MDANRERAMELAMSQIEKQFGKGAIMKLGADAPIEDIQAVSTGSLALDLALGVGGVPRGRVIEIYGPESSGKTTLALQIIAEAQKEGGVSAFIDAEHALDTGYARKLGVKLEDLLVSQPDNGEQALEIAETLVRSGALDVLVVDSVAALVPRAELEGDMGDPQMGLQARLMSQALRKLTATIARSRTIVIFINQIRMKIGVMFGNPETTTGGNALKFYASVRMDIRRIGAIKQGDEVIGSRTKVKIVKNKVAPPFREAEFDILYGRGISREGEILDLGAEDGIVEKSGSWFAFEGERIGQGRENAKEFLREHPEVAARIEAKIREKRGVPARGAAAAAAAAEAAPASDAASGDVESNGSSRTSAMAAAAGRGETAAAASSRRK; this is encoded by the coding sequence ATGGACGCGAATCGTGAGCGGGCGATGGAGCTGGCGATGAGCCAGATCGAGAAGCAGTTTGGCAAGGGCGCGATCATGAAGCTCGGCGCCGATGCCCCGATCGAGGACATCCAGGCGGTGTCGACCGGCTCGCTCGCCCTCGACCTGGCGCTCGGCGTCGGCGGCGTGCCGCGCGGGCGCGTGATCGAGATCTACGGTCCGGAGTCGTCCGGCAAGACGACGCTCGCCCTGCAGATCATCGCCGAGGCCCAGAAGGAGGGCGGCGTCTCCGCCTTCATCGACGCCGAGCACGCGCTCGACACCGGCTACGCGCGCAAGCTCGGCGTGAAGCTCGAGGACCTGCTGGTGTCGCAGCCGGACAACGGCGAGCAGGCGCTCGAGATCGCCGAGACGCTCGTGCGCTCGGGCGCGCTCGACGTGCTGGTGGTCGACTCGGTCGCGGCGCTGGTGCCGCGCGCCGAGCTCGAGGGCGACATGGGCGACCCGCAGATGGGCCTCCAGGCGCGCCTCATGTCGCAGGCGCTGCGCAAGCTCACCGCGACCATCGCGCGCTCGCGCACGATCGTCATCTTCATCAACCAGATCCGGATGAAGATCGGCGTCATGTTCGGCAACCCGGAGACCACGACCGGCGGCAACGCGCTCAAGTTCTACGCCTCGGTGCGCATGGACATCCGCCGCATCGGCGCCATCAAGCAGGGCGACGAGGTGATCGGCAGCCGCACCAAGGTCAAGATCGTCAAGAACAAGGTCGCGCCGCCGTTCCGCGAGGCCGAGTTCGACATCCTCTACGGCCGCGGCATCTCGCGCGAGGGCGAGATCCTCGACCTCGGCGCCGAGGACGGGATCGTCGAGAAGTCCGGCTCGTGGTTCGCCTTCGAGGGCGAGCGCATCGGCCAGGGCCGCGAGAACGCGAAGGAGTTCCTGCGCGAGCACCCGGAGGTCGCGGCGCGGATCGAGGCCAAGATCCGCGAGAAGCGCGGCGTCCCGGCGCGCGGCGCCGCCGCCGCGGCCGCTGCGGCCGAGGCCGCGCCCGCGAGCGACGCGGCGTCGGGCGACGTCGAGAGCAACGGCAGCTCGCGCACCTCGGCCATGGCGGCGGCCGCCGGCCGCGGCGAGACCGCGGCGGCCGCGTCCTCGCGTCGCAAGTAA
- a CDS encoding competence/damage-inducible protein A, producing MLEKVVILSTGDELTTGKIADTNAQWIADRCVSLGLDVVAVLTVGDYRERIAWAWERAFELGDLVISTGGLGPTIDDLTTETVARVLGVGLRFDEPSAEKIRQLFARLGRAMPENNLRQAQIPEGAVIVENALGTAPGYRVSCERRIPGPDGTMVTVPRHLVVLPGVPREMKPMFDEQVVPWIRELRGSKTVLAVRIFQTFGMSESALDEAVSRIITPDEARVGFRASFPQISVKLVVRDLPGAAERRLEELSARLHETLGPVIFAEGDTTMEAATGAALRARGATLAVAESCSGGLIGHRLTEVPGCSAYFLADYVTYSNEAKRDVLGVSPETLARFGAVSEETAREMAEGARRRAGADVAIATTGIAGPDGGTPERPVGTVCFALSAEGMLVSRRHQLWGTRDWVKLLTSQLALDWVRRWALGLPVVESGFRR from the coding sequence GTGCTGGAGAAGGTCGTCATTCTCTCGACCGGCGACGAGCTCACGACGGGCAAGATCGCCGACACCAACGCGCAGTGGATCGCGGATCGCTGCGTGTCGCTCGGTCTCGACGTGGTCGCGGTGCTCACGGTCGGCGACTACCGCGAGCGCATCGCGTGGGCGTGGGAGCGCGCCTTCGAGCTCGGCGATCTGGTGATCTCGACGGGCGGGCTCGGTCCGACGATCGACGACCTCACCACCGAGACCGTCGCGCGCGTGCTCGGCGTCGGCCTGCGCTTCGACGAGCCGTCGGCGGAGAAGATCCGTCAGCTCTTCGCGCGCCTGGGACGCGCGATGCCGGAGAACAACCTCCGTCAAGCACAGATCCCGGAAGGCGCCGTGATCGTCGAGAACGCGCTCGGCACCGCGCCGGGCTACCGCGTGTCCTGCGAGCGCCGCATCCCGGGTCCGGACGGCACCATGGTGACCGTGCCGCGCCACCTGGTCGTGCTGCCCGGCGTGCCGCGCGAGATGAAGCCGATGTTCGACGAGCAGGTCGTGCCGTGGATCCGCGAGCTGCGCGGCTCGAAGACGGTGCTCGCGGTGCGGATCTTCCAGACCTTCGGCATGAGCGAGTCGGCGCTCGACGAGGCGGTGAGCAGGATCATCACCCCGGACGAGGCGCGCGTCGGCTTCCGCGCGAGCTTCCCGCAGATCTCGGTGAAGCTCGTCGTGCGCGACCTGCCGGGTGCCGCCGAGCGGCGCCTCGAGGAGCTGTCGGCGCGCCTGCACGAGACGCTCGGTCCGGTGATCTTCGCCGAGGGCGACACCACGATGGAGGCCGCGACCGGTGCGGCGCTGCGCGCGCGCGGCGCGACGCTCGCGGTCGCCGAGTCCTGCTCGGGCGGGCTCATCGGCCACCGCCTCACCGAGGTGCCGGGCTGCTCGGCGTACTTCCTCGCCGACTACGTGACCTACTCGAACGAGGCGAAGCGCGACGTCCTCGGGGTGTCGCCCGAGACGCTCGCGCGGTTCGGCGCGGTCAGCGAGGAGACCGCGCGCGAGATGGCCGAGGGCGCGCGTCGGCGCGCGGGCGCCGACGTCGCGATCGCGACCACCGGCATCGCCGGCCCGGACGGCGGCACGCCCGAGCGCCCCGTCGGCACGGTGTGCTTCGCGCTCTCGGCGGAGGGCATGCTCGTCTCCCGCCGCCACCAGCTCTGGGGGACCCGCGACTGGGTGAAGCTCCTCACCTCGCAGCTCGCGCTCGACTGGGTGCGGCGCTGGGCGCTCGGGCTGCCGGTGGTGGAATCCGGCTTCCGCAGGTGA
- a CDS encoding phosphatidylglycerophosphatase A has translation MFFASGAGLGYVPYASGTFGSLLGIALHFALTALTSSLAVHAALLVVAVLVAIWISDRADALLGEHDSGKIVLDEIVGMAIALYGFAPSLRNVIVLFVVFRVLDVLKLWPASAIDRRMPGGAGVVLDDVVSGVYANLLARVIL, from the coding sequence TTGTTCTTCGCGAGCGGAGCGGGGTTGGGGTACGTGCCGTACGCTTCGGGCACGTTCGGCAGCCTGCTCGGCATCGCGCTGCACTTCGCGCTGACCGCGCTCACCTCGTCGCTCGCCGTGCACGCGGCGCTGCTCGTCGTGGCGGTGCTGGTGGCGATCTGGATCTCGGATCGCGCCGACGCGCTGCTCGGCGAGCACGACAGCGGCAAGATCGTGCTCGACGAGATCGTCGGGATGGCGATCGCGCTCTACGGCTTCGCGCCGTCGCTGCGCAACGTGATCGTGCTGTTCGTCGTCTTCCGCGTGCTCGACGTGCTGAAGCTCTGGCCCGCGAGCGCGATCGACCGGCGGATGCCGGGCGGCGCGGGCGTCGTGCTCGACGACGTCGTGAGCGGCGTCTATGCAAACCTGCTCGCGAGGGTCATCCTTTGA
- the speY gene encoding deoxyhypusine synthase codes for MSAKKLSRLPKIEPLAISPGISVQDLVDRCFLSYNAGRLREACQLFSRRMLEPDVTVGLSLTGALTPAGLATSALVPLIEAGFIDWIVSTGANLYHDTHYGIGLAMHQGNPTVSDVELRKEGVVRIYDIFFDYDVLLKTDAFYREVVRQPEFQQEMGTAEFHWKVGRYVAERERALGLTRKSLLAAAHEHGVPIYTSSPGDSSIGMNVAALELEGSKLRINPSRDVNETAAIVWNAKQSGGKSAVFILGGGSPKNFVLQTEPQIQEVLGLDESGHDYFIQMTDARPDTGGLSGATPAEAVSWGKINPDALPDTVVCYVDSTIGLPVLAAYALATHAPRKPRRLYEQRDALHEELRKAYLARLGK; via the coding sequence GTGAGCGCCAAGAAGCTGTCTCGTCTGCCGAAGATCGAACCCCTGGCGATCTCGCCCGGGATCTCGGTGCAGGACCTCGTCGATCGCTGCTTCCTGTCCTACAACGCCGGACGCCTGCGCGAGGCCTGCCAGCTGTTCTCGCGTCGCATGCTCGAGCCCGACGTCACGGTCGGCTTGAGCCTGACCGGCGCGCTGACCCCCGCGGGCCTCGCGACCTCGGCGCTCGTGCCGCTGATCGAGGCCGGCTTCATCGACTGGATCGTGTCGACCGGCGCCAACCTCTACCACGACACGCACTACGGCATCGGCCTCGCCATGCACCAGGGCAACCCGACGGTGAGCGACGTCGAGCTGCGCAAGGAAGGCGTCGTCCGGATCTACGACATCTTCTTCGACTACGACGTGCTGCTGAAGACCGACGCCTTCTACCGCGAGGTCGTCCGTCAGCCGGAGTTCCAGCAGGAGATGGGCACGGCGGAGTTCCACTGGAAGGTGGGACGCTACGTCGCCGAGCGCGAGCGCGCGCTCGGACTCACCCGCAAGTCGCTCCTCGCGGCGGCGCACGAGCACGGCGTGCCGATCTACACCTCGTCGCCGGGCGACTCGTCGATCGGCATGAACGTCGCGGCGCTCGAGCTCGAGGGCAGCAAGCTGCGCATCAACCCCTCGCGCGACGTCAACGAGACCGCCGCCATCGTCTGGAACGCGAAGCAGTCGGGCGGCAAGAGCGCCGTCTTCATCCTCGGCGGCGGCTCGCCGAAGAACTTCGTCCTGCAGACCGAGCCGCAGATCCAGGAGGTCCTCGGCCTCGACGAGAGCGGGCACGACTACTTCATCCAGATGACCGACGCCCGCCCGGACACCGGCGGCCTCTCCGGCGCGACGCCGGCCGAGGCGGTGAGCTGGGGCAAGATCAACCCCGACGCCCTGCCCGACACCGTGGTCTGCTACGTCGACTCGACGATCGGCCTGCCCGTGCTCGCCGCCTACGCGCTCGCGACCCACGCGCCGCGCAAGCCGCGCCGCCTCTATGAGCAGCGCGATGCGCTCCACGAGGAGCTGCGCAAAGCCTATCTCGCTCGCCTCGGCAAGTGA
- a CDS encoding DCC1-like thiol-disulfide oxidoreductase family protein, protein MAEAGPARGDDPRAPVVFFDGACPLCNRSVAFLAAKDRAGRLRLAHLQGRFAQETLDPELRDVGLDGSVVVLEPAAGGGAGRVSLRSAAVLRALAHATDRPWLARLAERPMVVRLLDPLYRFVTRRRDRWFGREPACVMPDPELRARFLD, encoded by the coding sequence ATGGCCGAAGCCGGTCCCGCACGAGGCGACGACCCGCGCGCGCCCGTGGTCTTCTTCGACGGCGCGTGCCCGCTGTGTAACCGCAGCGTTGCGTTCCTCGCGGCCAAGGACCGCGCCGGACGCCTGCGCTTGGCCCACCTGCAGGGACGCTTCGCCCAGGAGACGCTCGACCCGGAGCTGCGCGACGTCGGCCTCGACGGCAGCGTCGTGGTCCTCGAGCCCGCGGCTGGCGGCGGCGCCGGGCGGGTCAGCCTGCGCAGCGCCGCGGTGCTGCGCGCCCTCGCGCACGCGACCGACCGGCCGTGGCTCGCGCGGCTCGCCGAGCGGCCGATGGTCGTGCGGCTCCTCGACCCGCTCTACCGCTTCGTCACCCGCCGGCGCGATCGCTGGTTCGGACGCGAGCCGGCGTGCGTCATGCCCGATCCCGAGCTGCGCGCGCGCTTCCTCGACTGA